From Pirellulales bacterium, a single genomic window includes:
- a CDS encoding beta-ketoacyl-[acyl-carrier-protein] synthase family protein, whose translation MRPRVVVTGLGCITSLGVNPEQLWQRLLRGESGIGRTTLFDTINFPTRIAAEVRDWNIADSGENPRQWRDRPRQTQFAVGAAKQAFADAGLSDFARDPTRLGVYLGTGDVYQDFGQFAKIMDRSLRGGQVDLAEFARAGFELLDPAVEKEREPHMAASHLACLFDAQGPNVSSFTACAASGQAIGESAEIIRRGDADIMIAGGTHSLIHTFGVTGLSLLTALSQHNDEPSKASRPFDRDRDGFVLGEGAGILILERLEHALSRGAQIYGEITGYGASADAFRITDIHPEGRGAVACMKRALDDAQLNPEEIDYINAHGTSTPVNDKVETIAVKQVFGSDAYRTPISSTKSMTGHLLAAAGVTELIICLMALRGGALPPTINYETPDRDCDLDYVPNEARDARCRHILSNSFGFGGQNVALVVSRAA comes from the coding sequence ATGAGACCTCGCGTCGTAGTGACAGGGTTGGGCTGCATCACGTCGCTCGGCGTGAATCCCGAGCAGCTTTGGCAACGGCTGCTGCGGGGCGAATCGGGGATTGGACGCACCACTCTCTTCGACACGATCAACTTTCCGACTCGAATCGCCGCCGAGGTTCGCGACTGGAACATCGCGGATTCCGGCGAAAACCCTCGGCAGTGGCGAGATCGACCGCGGCAAACACAGTTCGCCGTCGGGGCGGCCAAACAGGCGTTTGCCGACGCCGGGCTATCCGACTTTGCCCGCGATCCAACTCGTCTCGGCGTCTATCTTGGGACCGGCGACGTTTATCAGGATTTTGGGCAGTTCGCCAAGATCATGGACCGTTCGCTCCGCGGTGGCCAAGTCGATCTGGCGGAATTTGCGCGGGCCGGCTTCGAGCTGCTCGATCCGGCGGTTGAAAAGGAGCGCGAGCCGCATATGGCCGCGAGCCATTTGGCGTGCCTATTCGATGCGCAGGGTCCAAACGTCAGCTCGTTCACCGCTTGCGCGGCCAGCGGTCAGGCGATCGGCGAATCGGCGGAGATTATCCGCCGCGGCGACGCCGATATCATGATTGCCGGCGGCACGCACAGCCTGATCCACACGTTCGGCGTGACTGGCCTGAGCCTGCTCACGGCCTTGAGCCAGCATAACGACGAGCCGTCGAAGGCTTCTCGCCCGTTCGACCGAGATCGCGACGGCTTCGTGCTTGGGGAAGGGGCGGGCATTCTAATCCTCGAACGGCTCGAGCACGCGCTGTCCCGCGGGGCCCAGATATACGGCGAGATCACCGGCTACGGGGCCAGCGCCGACGCGTTCCGCATCACCGACATCCATCCCGAGGGGCGCGGCGCCGTGGCCTGCATGAAGCGAGCCCTCGACGACGCCCAACTCAACCCCGAAGAGATCGACTACATCAACGCCCACGGCACGAGCACGCCAGTCAACGACAAGGTGGAAACGATCGCGGTCAAGCAAGTCTTCGGCTCGGATGCCTATCGCACGCCCATCTCGAGCACCAAGAGTATGACGGGGCATCTGCTGGCCGCGGCCGGAGTGACCGAGTTGATCATCTGCCTGATGGCCCTGCGCGGCGGAGCGCTGCCGCCGACGATCAACTACGAAACCCCCGATCGCGACTGCGATCTAGACTATGTGCCCAACGAAGCCCGCGACGCTCGCTGCCGCCACATTCTCAGCAACAGCTTCGGCTTTGGCGGGCAAAACGTGGCACTGGTGGTTTCTCGCGCCGCCTAG